The following are encoded in a window of Brettanomyces bruxellensis chromosome 9, complete sequence genomic DNA:
- a CDS encoding uncharacterized protein (BUSCO:EOG09260WCZ), with translation MEDTKFKNTEGLPSIEENGRPISFSSDHNDANNDIALGNSTEIEEPSAYGSASSFDSPSVSLNGDIILTDARSTASLKTNSNIHHTRKVSDASFSLLTPTISTSNYNNSSVSLGINNLSATSVSPLGQNSIYELIENAQYRSKATSTGYLTTMSSPSQINIRGPTTRDIPAIKLSKITKVKDQQFQPYLNTVSDSFKQFESHKTLTKSTLEAYMAQLNREDRRKGLSQNAKTRKREITSSINSSTMTGGSTNETATFLADNINHPKHKYTKMEDTFGMDALDSAELTSNSLEKVPEIFFSNDFRLDDPRVFNEVIGNKKILQETIDYNGEGEQKSVVDNNVLQERFSSYLDIIEIHLIHEISKSSGSFFSALGDLRKISESSNKLTEKLNTIDHKLSSLGDEKVFPMIDILQMVRKRNNIARLEQSLLQLSTIMHQADMAESSYFNANYEKVLEITEAVYALIKGDKTNKIVFELTKSWNYDLINMDSLKALFPLKRLLSNLISDTGKSFAKLFCDYLIDDLRRVYENSSITEVTERMAGSLNHDGGNTFRKKTSGTKGNYQKVDSDFKNGLEKYIRGLIRCGEITSAYRTYEDHFLTEMKTIIRSFLSPEKMENIGNSGTSISGLSGDSRTTTSKLQRGHSLGAMIRALTPKEFEDMLLGIYTQISEALRRLTIHQKLLLEIALDSISDITVGNTSNELQPDSIVQLDITDAITSAIEISQRRMAKIMNARELQNSCVTLDYFLRLYSLNTMFLGECELISGGRLVNPVLQDIIRVQFQKFYSQYHHASMKILSGKVEKEIWRECSLPKYLQILTNQEVSAGKDDFDEYVWMGPMNLEFGNADDKNDNNTDGASSEGRKTLTIGEESFIVPNVVGSILEMLQHYEIIKMQFHYVDCGCIIELLKLLNLKIHQSVLGAQATRTAGLRNITSRHLAVTSQLLGFLSELIPHIRSLFERLSKADTVSSLVGKFNDVQKMLISHRTEIFNKLISIMVDRLVAEKSDIQQINWTHPLPMQKVHYYMEGLVSKTLTIARILQRYLPEDQYTHILSQIFDKYKNVLTDIYSGIRLKDSVEKAVIMRDIDYFREKLADVSGYSNSGQIIWENVNAMITEEDGHVIQPDHLPKSDAIGISSSVKKSVDQPSTKLDEKSLEKVSGKEDTNSKIEKEAKFVRTEVMVETKSKDESKDEANESSYSDNSSQKVMSSDENHKPVNEDAELKNSLNAHNKEENEIKEEKMHKEDATEKDEKTPEHRKDGVRGEGNNLSQVLTTSETSTRNTEKDILSTEGQTEFKKHIQEKEDNGLVNADINTEALEHNARKDDEQDNTRSDTQSNLYEDKADVQKKQVKEGTQKDHPEKDNAENILKTQAYKKSSATGQNHIDGIGLDAKHPDKILSTNTDDNGNANLEKKEENEEDTPPLNNENSNTGGRKKTNGKKNRKARRGNGGRRKKNK, from the coding sequence ATGGAAGATACAAAATTTAAGAACACTGAAGGTTTACCATCAATTGAGGAAAATGGGCGACCTATCTCGTTTTCAAGCGATCATAATGATGCTAACAACGATATTGCATTAGGCAATAGTACTGAAATTGAGGAACCTTCCGCTTATGGATCGGCATCATCATTTGATTCGCCGAGTGTTAGCTTGAATGGAGATATTATTTTGACGGATGCAAGATCAACTGCAAGTTTAAAGACGAATTCCAACATTCATCATACGAGGAAGGTATCCGACGCATCATTTTCACTGTTAACACCAACAATCAGTACATCAAATTATAACAATTCCTCCGTTTCTTTAGGCATAAACAATCTTTCTGCCACATCGGTTTCTCCACTTGGGCAAAATTCCATCTATGAATTGATTGAAAATGCGCAGTATAGATCGAAGGCGACCTCTACAGGATATTTAACCACCATGAGTTCACCGAGTCAGATAAATATTAGAGGGCCAACAACAAGGGATATTCCAGCAATAAAGTTAAGTAAAATTACGAAAGTTAAGGATCAACAGTTCCAGCCATATTTAAATACGGTTTCCGATTCATTTAAGCAATTTGAATCCCACAAGACGCTAACGAAATCCACCCTTGAGGCATATATGGCACAGTTAAACAGAgaagatagaagaaaaggacTGTCACAGAATGCTAAAACTCGGAAGAGAGAAATAACTTCGAGTATAAACTCAAGTACGATGACAGGAGGTTCAACAAATGAAACTGCCACATTTCTTGCTGACAATATTAATCATCCAAAACataaatatacaaaaatggaagataCCTTTGGAATGGATGCGCTTGATAGTGCCGAGTTGACATCAAATTCACTTGAGAAAGTTCcagagatatttttttcgaatGATTTTCGATTGGATGATCCTCGTGTTTTCAATGAGGTTATtggaaacaagaaaattctACAAGAAACTATCGATTATAACGGAGAGGGCGAGCAGAAATCCGTGGTCGACAACAATGTTCTTCAGGAAAgattttcttcatatttaGATATCATTGAAATTCATTTGATACATGAGATATCGAAATCATCTGGATCATTTTTCAGCGCTCTAGGAGATTTGAGGAAGATCTCCGAAAGTTCGAATAAACTCACAGAGAAGCTGAATACAATTGACCACAAATTATCTTCTCTGGGAGATGAAAAAGTTTTCCCAATGATTGATATCTTGCAGATGgttagaaaaagaaataatattgcACGACTAGAGCAATCCCTACTTCAATTAAGCACAATTATGCATCAGGCGGATATGGCTGAATCATCATATTTCAATGCAAACTATGAGAAGGTCCTAGAAATAACGGAAGCTGTTTATGCACTCATTAAAGGtgacaaaacaaataaaattgttTTTGAGCTCACTAAAAGCTGGAATTATGATCTTATCAATATGGATTCGTTAAAAGcactttttcctttgaaaCGATTGTTATCAAATCTGATTTCGGATACAGGTAAATCATTTGCAAAACTTTTCTGTGATTATTTGATAGATGATCTTCGAAGGGTTTACGaaaattcatcaataaCGGAGGTAACCGAGAGAATGGCAGGAAGTTTGAATCATGATGGTGGTAACACATTTCGTAAGAAAACGTCCGGGACTAAGGGTAATTATCAAAAAGTAGACAGTGACTTCAAAAATGGACTTGAGAAATATATCAGAGGCTTAATACGCTGTGGTGAAATTACAAGTGCATACAGGACTTACGAGGATCATTTTCTGACGGAGATGAAGACAATTATCAGGTCATTTCTGTCTCCAgagaaaatggaaaatattggaaaCTCTGGTACTAGTATATCCGGTCTCTCGGGTGATTCGAGGACTACTACATCAAAATTACAGCGGGGGCATAGTTTAGGTGCAATGATAAGAGCTTTGACACCAAAggaatttgaagatatgCTTTTGGGAATTTACACACAGATTTCTGAGGCATTGAGAAGGCTTACAATTCATCAGAAACTTCTTCTCGAGATTGCATTAGATAGTATAAGTGACATAACTGTTGGAAACACCTCAAATGAATTACAACCAGATTCAATTGTTCAATTAGATATTACTGATGCAATTACGTCGGCTATTGAAATTTCTCAGCGTCGAATGGCAAAGATAATGAATGCCCGCGAGTTGCAAAATTCATGTGTCACGTTGGACTATTTCTTGAGACTTTACTCTCTTAATACCATGTTCTTGGGGGAATGTGAACTAATCTCCGGTGGAAGGCTAGTGAATCCTGTTTTGCAGGATATAATTCGCgttcaatttcaaaagttcTACAGCCAATATCATCATGCGAgtatgaaaatattaagtGGAAAAGTTGAGAAGGAGATATGGCGTGAATGCTCATTGCCAAAATATTTACAGATCCTTACAAACCAAGAGGTTTCTGCTGGCAAGGATGactttgatgaatatgTTTGGATGGGTCCAATGAATTTAGAGTTTGGAAATGCAGAcgataaaaatgataataacaCGGATGGTGCATCATCTGAGGGCAGAAAAACACTTACAATCGGGGAAGAGTCATTTATTGTACCAAACGTTGTTGGTAGTATACTTGAGATGCTACAGCATTATGAAATAATTAAGATGCAGTTTCACTATGTTGACTGCGGCTGCATTATAGAGCTTCTGAAATTGCTAAACCTGAAAATTCATCAGTCTGTTTTGGGTGCACAAGCGACTAGAACTGCTGGACTTCGGAATATAACGTCAAGACACTTGGCTGTCACATCTCAACTTTTGGGATTTCTCTCTGAGCTTATTCCACATATTCGGTCCCTATTTGAAAGGCTATCCAAAGCAGACACAGTTTCGTCATTAGTGGGAAAGTTTAATGATGTTCAAAAAATGCTTATAAGTCACAGAACGGAGATATTTAATAAGCTCATTTCGATTATGGTGGACAGACTTGTGGCAGAAAAATCAGATATACAACAAATCAATTGGACACATCCACTACCAATGCAAAAGGTTCATTATTACATGGAGGGATTAGTTTCAAAGACTTTAACAATAGCCAGAATCTTACAACGATATCTTCCCGAGGACCAGTATACGCATATTTTGTCACAGatttttgataaatacAAGAATGTCCTGACAGATATATATTCTGGTATCAGATTGAAGGATTCCGTTGAAAAGGCAGTTATTATGCGGGATATAGACTATTTTCGGGAGAAGCTTGCAGATGTTTCTGGGTATAGTAATTCTGGGCAAATAATTTGGGAAAATGTCAATGCAATGATTACAGAGGAAGATGGTCATGTTATTCAACCAGATCATTTACCAAAAAGCGATGCTATAGGTATCTCTTCCAGTGTTAAGAAGTCAGTAGATCAGCCTTCAACAAAAttggatgaaaaatcaTTGGAGAAGGTATCAGGTAAGGAAGACACAAATTCtaaaatagaaaaggaAGCAAAATTTGTGCGTACGGAAGTGATGGTTGAAACTAAAAGTAAAGACGAAAGTAAAGACGAGGCAAATGAATCAAGCTACTCGGATAACAGCTCTCAGAAAGTTATGTCAAGCGATGAAAATCACAAACCTGTCAATGAAGATGCAGAACTAAAGAATTCATTAAATGCTCATAAtaaggaggaaaatgaaatcaaagaggaaaaaatgcaCAAGGAGGATGCCACggaaaaggatgaaaagacGCCAGAACATAGAAAGGACGGGGTGCGGGGAGAAGGAAATAACTTAAGTCAGGTCTTAACAACTTCAGAAACGAGTACCAGAAATACGGAAAAGGATATATTAAGTACTGAAGGTCAGACGGAATTTAAAAAGCACATTCAGGAGAAAGAGGATAATGGTCTTGTGAATGCTGACATAAACACCGAAGCTTTAGAGCATAACGCtagaaaagatgatgaacaAGATAATACACGATCAGACACACAATCAAACTTGTACGAGGATAAAGCAGACgtgcaaaaaaagcaggtAAAAGAAGGTACCCAGAAAGATCATCCAGAGAAAGACAAtgctgaaaatatattaaagaCGCAAGCATACAAAAAATCCTCTGCTACGGGACAAAATCATATAGATGGAATAGGACTGGACGCAAAACACCctgataaaatattatcaacaaATACAGATGATAACGGAAATGCCAAtttggagaagaaagaggaaaacgAAGAAGATACTCCACCattgaataatgaaaattcaaatacgggaggaagaaagaagactaatggaaagaaaaatagaaaggCAAGAAGAGGGAATggtggaagaagaaagaaaaataaataa
- the DRS1 gene encoding nucleolar DEAD-box protein required for synthesis of 60S ribosomal subunit — MAKSINNKFKNLDFIPTISDSETEDIPDLDEEDEVSKNTEEKAKVIEAESTSLSGSNSKKGKSNTSTKDDENMMNPDFVFDMGDDLDTEGFQGWNFTAEEKEESFQKRKDVDLDGIIKRKGGLSGKLQISDEPDKESKDANDDNIEKNSSGKDIEENKGATTNSSLSDDDGGNDDDDDDNDDDDDDDDDNDDDELALDGFGMGVGEKVSNNDTVDKSGKEDITVKNDFIKEKLDDIDTKIDSKNQSQNDDDSKSEGVEENEDEDEDEEEKQVDSAEAIERFYDNKVGEEAKKSLFKDFQSLNLSRPVLKGLSTLGYTRPTPVQSAAIPIALMGKDVVAGAQTGSGKTAAYLIPIIERLLYKPAHVASTRVVIMAPTRELAIQVADVARRISQFVSGITIGMAVGGLSLRKQELELKKRPDIVIATPGRFIDHVRNSPSFSVDNVEIMVLDEADRMLEEGFHAEITEILQLLPQKRQTMLFSATMNSNISDLIQLSLQKPARIMIDPPKAAASGLLQEFVRIRKRDGLKSALLYDVLAKLDSNNQSRIIVFVATKTLAHRLRIVMGLLGLKVSELHGALSQEQRLDSITAFKKLTVPILICTDLASRGLDIPKIEVVINYDMPKNHEIYLHRVGRTARAGRDGKSISFVGESKRERHIVKESIKQIESSHTGKAVSRKVDWAEVSKINSIIETKKDDVDDVLSEEKAEKELLQAEMELKKGENMLKYKDEIEARPKRTWFQTEQEKKHDKVVSALGKIKKGPNSRKRKVEETANLGKARSYKKTRKDRMDDQSGRRKRKEITEKKHKKRARMAYKRKQKQAQN; from the coding sequence ATGGCAAAGAGTATTAACAACAAGTTTAAAAACTTGGACTTTATTCCTACCATATCGGATAGTGAAACCGAAGATATTCCGGatcttgatgaagaagatgaggtTTCTAAGAATACCgaggaaaaagcaaaagttATCGAAGCAGAAAGTACATCCCTGTCTGGGAGTAATAGCAAGAAAGGtaaatcaaatacttctactaaagatgatgaaaatatgatgaaTCCGGATTTTGTCTTTGATATGGGAGACGATTTAGATACAGAAGGTTTTCAGGGTTGGAATTTTActgcagaagaaaaagaagaatcatttcaaaagagaaaggatGTCGACTTAGATGGAAttataaaaagaaaaggtgGATTAAGTGGAAAATTGCAAATCAGTGATGAGCCTgataaagaaagtaaagaTGCTAACGATGacaatattgaaaaaaatagttcTGGTAAGGATATAGAGGAAAACAAAGGTGCTACTACAAATTCATCTCtgtctgatgatgatggtggtaatgatgatgatgatgatgataatgatgatgatgatgatgatgatgatgataatgatgatgatgaacttGCACTTGATGGCTTTGGAATGGGTGTTGGTGAAAAGGtttcaaataatgataCAGTTGATAAGTCAGGTAAGGAAGATATTACCGTCAAGAATGATTttataaaagaaaagttaGATGATATCGATACAAAGATAGATTCGAAGAACCAATCACAAAATGACGATGATAGTAAATCGGAGGGTGttgaggaaaatgaagatgaagatgaagatgaggaggaaaaacAAGTAGATTCCGCAGAAGCCATCGAAAGATTCTACGACAATAAAGTTGGtgaagaagcaaagaagTCACTCTTCAAAGATTTTCAATCTCTAAATTTATCAAGGCCTGTTCTTAAGGGTTTGTCTACGCTTGGATACACACGGCCAACCCCAGTTCAGAGTGCAGCAATTCCTATTGCATTAATGGGTAAGGATGTTGTTGCCGGTGCCCAAACCGGTTCTGGTAAAACGGCTGCATATTTGATTCCTATAATAGAAAGACTTCTTTATAAGCCGGCACATGTTGCATCTACCAGAGTGGTCATTATGGCTCCGACAAGAGAATTAGCAATTCAGGTTGCGGACGTCGCAAGGAGAATATCGCAATTTGTTAGTGGAATTACCATTGGAATGGCAGTTGGTGGTTTAAGTCTTAGGAAGCAAGAATTAGAGCTTAAGAAGAGACCGGATATTGTCATTGCCACACCTGGTCGTTTTATTGATCATGTGAGAAATTCACCCTCTTTTAGTGTTGATAATGTCGAAATTATGGTTTTGGATGAAGCAGATCGTATGTTGGAAGAAGGATTTCACGCTGAAATTACAGAGATTCTTCAACTCCTTCCTCAAAAGAGACAAACTATGTTGTTTTCAGCCACCATGAACTCTAACATCAGTGATTTAATTCAGCTTTCACTTCAAAAGCCTGCCAGAATCATGATTGACCCTCCTAAGGCTGCTGCTTCTGGTTTGCTTCAGGAGTTTGTGAGAATTAGAAAGAGAGATGGGCTCAAATCTGCCCTATTATATGATGTCCTTGCCAAATTGGATTCTAACAATCAAAGCAGAATTATTGTTTTTGTGGCAACAAAAACTCTGGCACATAGACTTCGTATTGTTATGGGACTCTTGGGTCTTAAAGTCTCGGAATTACATGGTGCTTTGTCTCAAGAACAGCGTTTGGATAGTATAACAGCATTTAAAAAGTTGACGGTGCCAATTCTTATTTGCACTGACTTGGCATCCAGAGGGTTGGATATTCCAAAGATCGAAGTTGTTATTAATTATGATATGCCAAAGAATCATGAGATATATTTACATAGAGTTGGTAGAACCGCTAGAGCTGGAAGAGATGGTAAGTCTATATCATTTGTGGGAGAAAGTAAGAGAGAACGTCATATTGTTAAAGAGTCGATCAAGCAGATTGAAAGTTCACACACTGGAAAAGCTGTGAGTAGGAAAGTTGATTGGGCTGAAGTTTCAAAGATAAACTCTATCatagaaacaaaaaaggatgatgttgatgatgtttTAAGTGAAGAAAAGGCCGAGAAGGAGTTATTGCAGGCCGAAATGGAATTGAAGAAGGGTGAGAATATGCTGAAATATAAGGATGAAATAGAGGCTCGTCCGAAAAGAACCTGGTTTCAGACTGAGCAAGAGAAAAAGCATGACAAAGTTGTCTCTGCTCTTggtaaaataaagaagggTCCGAACtccagaaagagaaaggtTGAGGAGACGGCGAACTTAGGTAAGGCAAGGAGCtacaaaaaaacaagaaaggaCAGAATGGACGATCAAAGTGGTCGGCGTAAGAGAAAGGAAATTACTGAGAAGAAACATAAAAAGAGAGCACGCATGGCTTACaagagaaagcagaagcaggCACAGAATTAA